The DNA region GCGGGACCAGCATGTTTCCCTATGGTGAGTGCGAACTGCGCGGGACGGAGGGCACGGTCTACGCTGGGTCTCGCGGATACCAAATCCGGCAGGAATCGGGCGGCCAGTTCCAGGACTCCGCGCCGCGCGGCGAGAAACTGGAAGTGAAGGTGGACGAAGGCGACGTCACTGTCCAGCACATGCGCAATTTTTTGGACTGCGTTAAATCGCGCAGCAAACCGAATGCGGATATCGAGGACGGTCACCGATCGACGACGATCGCGCATTTGGGCAACATCGCGTTGTGGACCCGGTCGCGCATCGAGTGGGACCCCGTTGCGGAACGCATCACGAACAACGAGGCGGCGAACGCGTACCTTACATACGAGTACCGCAAGCCCTGGACGCTCGATTGAACGGAACTGGACCTACGTGCGGCGGCGTGCGGCAGAATTGCGAATGACGTCCCGCAGCACAATTTGTTCTTCGGTGGTCAGAAGGACGGCGGAATACACGACGAAGTCATGCCACGAAAACAGGAGCGTTTGCGCGTCGGCGATCGCCTGGACGGTCGCTGTCCGCTGCGCGGTAGGTTCCAGTTGTTGCATTTCGCCCAACAGCTCCGGCGCCTGCACGCGCACGGCGTCCTGATTGCCGCGAAGGACTTCAACTTCCCCTTGCAGCAGCACGCAGCCCGTGTTCTCGTCCTCGTCGCCCTGAACGAAGATTGCGTCACCGACCGCGAACTGGGCCGGCTGGCCAATCCAGAGCAGACACATGGCGATGCGCGCTCGCAACGGTTCGGGCAATTCGGTGATAAAGGGCAAAAGCAACAGCCGCTTGCGGTAGTCGGAAAGGGTCATAGCAACTCCTTTTCGTGCCGCTCCTATAGGACAACACTCTACCCGAAATCGGGTACGTATTCCAGAGGGTATGCTCTGCTACGTTGACCGGCACAGCCGGCCCCGGTACCTTGGCTCACATGAGTACCACTCCATTGCCCTCCGGACTTCGAGATATCGTGAGCGCAAAGCTTGCGCAAGCGATTCGCGAGGTCATGCTGCCGTCCGTTCACCATGCGGCCGCTATCAATACAATCGGGTGCCATCTGTTGTGCCACCTCACGGGACAAAATTATGAAGTCGTTGCCGGGTCGCTCATCGTGCGCCAGGGCGGTAATCCGATCGAATTGCGCGCGGACGTGTCAAAGGTCGAAGAAGACGAGTACTACCTGTGGATCGAGTTGCGTCACGCCGATGGCCGTGTCGAGTTGGTCGATTTCGCCGCGCCATACTGGAAAAATTGGGCCCTGGAGAACGGGGCGATTTGGCTCGGCCCGAATCCGGGGGTAGTTTGGGCCTTTGTCGACGAACTTGACGAGCACGTTGCGCGCTACACCCCTGACACCGAAATCACCAACATAGTTCGGGTCGCTCTCCACAATGCGTTTCGTTCGCCCAACCCGCCGGAACAAGTCGGGCAATGGGAGTCGGCGATTAATCGTACAATCGACTTGCTTGCGCTGGAGCCGCTTGCGCTGGAGCATCTGATCAAGGCGGGGGTCGCGGAACCTGCCGGTCCCTCGCGGAATTAGCGCGCGGCCACCCGCACGTCTTTCAGCACCAACTGTACGGTTGTGTCTCCGCGCCAGGTGTTCAGTTGAGGCGCAAACGCAATGTCGATCGCGTCCGCGCGGGTCAGCGCCGGAAGACGATCGGCCATGCGGAATCCAATTGCGTCAATGAGCTTCGGTCCATCCTTCACAACGACCTTGAGATGTCCACCGCGCAACTCGCGCCACGAATCGGCCGCGGCGCGCACACCATACGCGCAGAAGACCGGCGCGGGGTTGCCCTGACCGAACGGTTGCAGTTTGTCCAGCGTGCGCACGAGGCGCATGTCCATTTCCGTTAGCGATACCTGCGCGTCAATATCCAACACGCGGCGTAGTTCGCCGCGAGGAAGCGCGGCGCACGCCGCATCCTCGAAGGCACGCCGAAATGCGGAAAGCTTTTCTTCGCGCACCGTGAGCCCCGCGGCCATTGCATGGCCGCCGGACGCGTCGAGGTGTTCCTTGCAGGTCTCTATTGCGGACGCGATATTGAAACCTGCGATACTTCGCGCGGAGCCGCGCCCGACGCCATCATTGTCCATCGCTACGAGAATTACCGGCCTGTAATAGTGCGCCTGGATGCGACTCGCGACAATACCGATCACGCCGCGGTGCCACTCGCGGCTTGCGAGCACGATGCTGCGCTGCTCCGGGGCGAACGAATTCTTCAACATGGCGAGCGCCTCGGAAAGTGTTTCGCTCTCGATCGATTTGCGCTCCTCGTTGGCGGCGTCCAATTCTTCCGCCATGACGCGCGCTTCCTGCGCGGACTCTGTCAGCAGCAGCTCCAATCCAGTCAGCCCGTCGCCCATTCGGCCGCCGGCGTTGATGCGCGGCGCGATCTGGAACGCGATGTCTTCCGAACGGATCTCATCCACCGCGAGTTTGGCGATGGCCGCCAGTTCGACGAGGCCTACGCGTTTCGACGCGGCGGCGTGGCGTAGCCCCAGCGCGACGATGTCGCGGTTCTCGCCAATGAGCGGCACAACGTCCGCGACCGTGCCGAGCGCGGCCAAATCCAGGTCGCGCCATTCGCCGGTCAAGGCGTGCACAAGCTTGAGGGCGACACCGGACCCGCACAAGTTGGCGGCGGGATGATCGTTCGGCTCGCGCTTTGGGTTGATGACGGCGAGCGCGTCCGGTACGCCGTTTTCAATCAGATGGTGGTCCGTTACGATCGTATCGATGTTCAGTTGCTTCGCGCGGTCGAGCGCATCCAGCGCGGCGGTGCCGTTGTCCACGGTGATAATCAAAGACACGCCGAGACCGCGCGCCCATTCCACCCGGTCCGGGCTCAAGCCGTATCCTTCAACGAGCCGGTTCGGCATGCCGTACAGGCAGTGCTCTATTCCGTAACGGCGCAACCCGCGAATCAACAACGCGGTACCGCTGATGCCGTCGACGTCGTAGTCGCCGAAGACAAGTACGGTTTCGGCCCGCTCGCGCGCCGTGGCGATGCGATCGACGGCGCGCCGCATGTCGGTTAGAAGGAAAGGGTCGGAGAACAGCGATTCGCTGGGATTGAGAAAGCGCCGCGCTACGTCCACGGTTGTTGCGCCTCGCAACAACAGGACGCGAGCAACGGCGGGGGCGATATCCAGTGATCGAGCCAGCGCAAGCGCCTCTGCGCGATTATCGGGCGCGACACGCCACTCGCAGTTTCCCCTCGCGGCGTCTACCATCGTTGTTTCGCAAGCGCCACGATCGCATCGATGACGTCCGATGTCGCCATGTGCGACGTATCCAGCAATACAGCGTCCGGCGCGCGCCGTAACGGCGCGACGGTGCGCGTCATATCTTTATCGTCCCGCGCACGAATGTCTTCCTTGAGCGACGCCGCGTCGTATGCAATACCTTTCGCATCGAATTCGCGTCCACGCCGGCGCGCGCGCTCTTCGATCGAGGCGTCGAGATACACTTTGCACTTCGCCTTCGGGAACACCACCGTCCCCATGTCGCGACCCTCGGCCACTGTGCGTCCGCGCGCACCGACCGCCCGCTGCAATTCGACGAGGTGCGCGCGGACGTCGGGATTGTGATCGAGGCTCGCGATGTAACGGGTAACCTCCGGCGTTCGAATTTCGCGCGTCACGTCCTGGCCATCCACAAAAACGTGCTGCCCGTCGTCCAACTCCCGCGCATCGTACTGCATTGCCCGCGCCGCGCCCGCCAACGCGATGGCGTCTTCTAGATCGATGCCGCGCTGTAGCGCGTACCACGTTGCCGCGCGATACATGGCCCCGGAATCGAGGAACGCAAAACGCAGCGCATCGGCCACGCCGCGCGCGACCGTGCTTTTGCCGGCGCCCGCGGGCCCGTCAATGGCAAGAATGTCGGTGATTTCCGCTGGATTCATGTTTACCCAATCGATTATGCGCGGCCAACTGAAACGCGAATGTTACTGTACTTCCACGATACGCCCGGAATCGCGCACATACGTTTTCGTGGCGTGCGACAGCGGTGTCACCAAAACGGCCCCGCTCTTTGGGTTTGTTGTTTCGTTCAACAGGTAGACGTCGGCCAGTATTCTAACTCCGGCATCGAACGCGCCCGAGACCTTTGGAAGTTCGCCGGAGTCCGCTTCATCGTTTTCGAACGGGATTTGGAACTCCTTTCGCAGGCGGCCGGCCACATCGTTCATCGCATCGCGCGCTTTTTCGATGGTGCGTTTGTCGCGCTCCGCGCGCTCGACCCGGCTGTTAATCGTACGCAGCGCAACGCGCATGAAACCGCTTTGCAGCCGCAGCATTTGCGGGCTGTTCGGCGCATCGCCGCGATCGCGCAAGTGGGTAATAAGTTGCTTCAGAAACTGGACCATTGGCATTGCGGTCGTCATACCGCGGGCGCGCGCATTGGCGCCTTGCAGCAGCTTCACTTCGCTCTCGTGTTTCGCAATCAAATCGTGAAGATGTTCGCGCTCGCGTTTCCAGAGCCGCAGCCGGTCCCGCATATACTCCAGCGTCTGTGCGACCTTGGCGAGGTCCGCGCTGGGTGCGAGCAGGCGTTCGCGCAGCCCGGCAATTTCCTGCATCTCGTTATCCAGGTCGTTTTCCGCGCCGCCTTCGGAGGACAGTTGGGTGAAATCCGCGTGCACTTCGTTGAGGTCTTTCGCGGTTTCCTCGTTCGACTCATCGTCTTCTTCCCAAATCCTGCCTTCGTACCGCGCGAGACGTTCGACACGTTCCTCCGCCAGCGCGATAAGCGTCTGAAAGATGCTGGCAACACGATTGATTAGCGCCAACCGGTGTTGCGCATGCTGCAACTTTTCCGCGACAGGGTCCCCGCCGTCGTCGCCCAGCAGAAACGTCAGGGCGCAACGCGCGGCGTGCTCCGCCTCCGAATGCGCCAGCGCAACGCGTTCGCGCATGGCCGCCAAGTCGCGCTTCATCCGGTTCGCTTTCATCAGGAGACGCAACCCGTCGGGACCCGGATTTTCGCCGTAGTCCTGACAGGTGAGGTCCTGGCGCAGCACGATCGATAACCCGCGGTTGTCCGAACTACGGTAGTGGTCCGCGGCCAGTTGCCGCGTCACGTGGAAAACGCCGCCGTGCACGTCGCCCAATACGGTAATGACCGGCGCCTTGAACTCGCCCATGTTCGTGCTCGCCTCGACGCGGATTTCCGTCCCCGCGAACACCAGTTCGGGCGATTCGGCCGCCTTTCCGCAGACGCTGCCCCACTTCGAGATGACCTTCGATTTGACGAGGATGCCGCGCGCGCGAATATTGCCCTGCCGCACCACGACCATGCCGGAGATGTTTTCGCGCACTTCACAGTGTTGCGACGCGGCGACGCGGCCGAGCACAAACCCTTCGATGCTTACGCTGCCGTCCTCGACGACGACCGTGCAGTTTTCCGGCACCTGATCGAGTATCTTCAAGTGGCCCTTATCGTGAATCAATACGGGGCCGCGCACGTTGACCGGGATGCCGGCGAATATTTTGACATCGCGCGGGCGGGCCGCGGCGATCTGCTTGCTCGTAACAACGTGAAGGCGCGCCGATATCGTGGGAAGGCCGGGCGCGGGAGGCAGCGCCTTCGCCTGAATGGCGAGTTGTTTAGCATGGGGCACCAGCAGCGAGCGCAGGCGCGCGTACGATTCGGGCGCGCCCATCTTGTCGATGAGTTCCAGGACGACGATCCCAAACGTCACCTGGTCCCACGCTAACGATCGCACCCTGCCCGCCTGCAGGTCGTCGATGAATTCGCGAAGCGTCCACTGATGCCGGCGGCCCTCCGTATTGACATTTCCTACGTGAGGGCCGTTTGCCCATTTCTCGACGATCGACGGTATCGCCTCGCACTGCGCTTGGCGCTCCGCGTTGCTATCCCATGATCTGTGCCACGCCAGGCACAAGGCCGCGTCCTGTATGGCAAGGTGTTCCAACTCGTCCGGCCCGGCCTTTTGAACATATTCGATGAGTGCGTCGAGCATCGTCGCTAAAACGCCGCCGCCCGTTGGCCCGCGACCCCGGCGATCGATTCGGAAAACGGAGGGCGCAGCACCCCGCGTTCCGTAACAATACCCGCGATCAGCTCAGCGGGTGTTACATCGAACGCCGGACTGTACACTTTCACGCCGTCCGGCGCGGTCTGCCTGCCGAACGCGTGCGTCACTTCTTCGGCGCCGCGCAATTCGATGGGAATCTCGTCGCCCGAGGCGATCGAGAAATCGAACGTCGACAGAGGGGCCGCCACGTAGAAGGGCACGCCGTGCGCCTTTGCGATCAGGGCGACGTTATACGTGCCAATCTTGTTTGCCGCGTCGCCGTTCGCCGCGATGCGATCCGCACCCACGACGACAAGCTGTACGCGACCTTCGCGCATGACTTGCGCCGCGGTATTGTCGCAAATCAGCGTCACGTCAATTCCCGCGCGCATCAGTTCCCATGCGGTCAATCGCGCGCCTTGCAGCAAGGGCCGCGTCTCGTCCGCGAACACTTGGAACCGTTTGCCCAGTTCGTGCGCGCGAAACATCACGGCGAGCGCGGTGCCGTAGGACGACGTTGCAAGACCGCCCGCGTTACAGTGTGTGAGGACGCCGTCGCCGTTTGCGATGAGTTTCGCGCCGTGCTCGCCGATTGCCCGGCAGCGGCGCGTGTCTTCCGCGCAAATTTCGATGGCTTCCGCCTCGAGCCGCCTCTCGAGCGCAGCGCCGTCCAGATGCGCATGCTCCGCCGCGACGGTGCGCATGCGATCGAGCGCCCAGAAGAGGTTGACTGCCGTCGGCCGGGACGTGGCCAAGTGGTCCGCCGTTTCGTTTACGGTGCGCAGCACGTCGCCGGTAGACGTGCAACCCCGTTCGCGTATCCCGACCAAGACGCCAAATGCGGCGCACACCCCAATGGCGGGCGCGCCCCGCACGCGCAAGGACTTGATGGCTTCCCACACGGCTTCGACCGTTTCGAGTCGAATTTCTCGCAGCTCAGTGGGTAGGAAGGTCTGATCTATGATAAACAACGATCCGCCCGACCAGCGGACAGTCTCTGCCGGCACGAATGGTCTCCCCGTTACGCTCCGTCGGCAATGCTAACGCAGCGGAGCAGCGGATGCAATGGCCATGCGCGGCGCGGAGCCGGGCAGAGCTGGAGCGGCACGCCGCTTACTTGAGCGCGACCTGCCCGTACGCCATCGTGTCGCCCTTCCCGTTCACGCCGATAAGGTCGATCGTATCGCCCGCGGCGTTACCCGCCCGGACTGACGCGAGAAGGAAGCTCCCAAAGGGAGTCTTGAACGGAACCGGAATTCGCCGGGTCGGAACGACGTTTGGGTAAATGGGCAGCAACTCGTTCCGCGGCGATGCGCCCGCGACATAGGCCAGCGCGTAAACCTCGCCCGTCGATGCTACGTGGAAGCGGGCATGCCCCACGTATTCCTGGTCCGATCGCGCCACAAGCACGTGCCTCCCGAAGATGGCGCCGTCGCGAACAATCGCGAGGTTTAGACTTGGAACCGTCGATTTTCCGGGGAAGAATCTGTCGCGCATCAGCGCCGATCCCACCTCCGATTCGGTGTACATGATGTACGCGTCGCCATTCGGCGCAACCCAGAGGTCCTGGTTGGAAATGTGGCCCGCCGTCGCGTCCACATTGGCGATCTCGATCGGCTCGATAAACGGATCGCGTGCGATGTCCTTGTTCGAGGCATAAAACAACCTGCGAAAGACGTAGTCCCACGCCTGCCCGGTCTGTTCTTTCTTGTACGCGCGCCATTCCTCGATTGGTTCGACGATATCACCCACGGCGAGAATATGGCCACGCCCGTTCTCCAACGCGACCTGCGGATAACAGCCGCGAACGGGAAAAGTGACCTGGCCCCTCGATAAGACGGTCCCCTCCATTGCGAGCAGGCAGTAGTGCTGAACGCTGGTTTGGGCGTCAATATTAAACATCAGAATGCGCCCCGCATTCGCGTCCGCTGCGTAACCGCGGTAGGAATGATCGGTAAACGTGGGCGTGCCGATCCACGAGGGCGCGAGTTTCGCGGGTGATAGTGGCGCAGCATTGATGTCGAACGAGAGCAGGTGCGGTTCGCACGCGCCGTACTCGGTGCCCGGCGGCATGATCGAGGGATTGACGTACAAGAAAAGCCGCCGCGCCGCGTCGGTTGTCAGAACGGTTGGCTCGCGTTGTTTGAAGTCGGGCGTTTCCGCGACGACGCTCCAGCCGCCTTCGCCACGCTCGAGGAGTTTCCACCGCGTGTTGCACAACCGCGGCACGCCTTCGCCGGTCTCCATCTGCGCGACGAATACACGATCGCCCACGCGCGCTATCGGGGAACACCCGTAACTCCACAGCGGGCCCGATCCATTGTTCGGATTCGTAAAGGTGTACACATCTTCTTCCGCGACGACCTTTACCTCGACGGCGCCGGCGGACACGATGGCTGCCAGCGTCATGAGCGCAATTCGCATCATGCCTTGTCGCACGCCTTCTGCCAATTCTCCAGCCCCTTCTTCATGTGCGGCACTGGGTCGCTTTCGTGCTCCTCGTATTCGAGCATGATGGGGCCGCTGAAGTTAATCGCCTTGAGCGCCTTCGCAACGGCGACAAGGTCCATGTCGCCTTCGCCGACGATCTGCTCCTTGCCGCCAAGCACCCAGTCCTTCAAGTGTAGCGAATGCACACGCTCGCCCAGCGCCGCGATCACTTCGTGCGGCTTCTCGCCCGACCGAATCACGTGGCCCGTGTCGACGCACGCGCCCACAAGCGCGCTCGAACCCTTCACCGCCTCGATCGTGTTCGAGACTTTGTCGTACCGCGCGCCCGGACCGTGGTTGTGTATTCCAATCTTAATGTTGAACTCCTTGCACAGCGCATCGACGATCTTGAACGCATTTCCTTCCTTCTCGACGTCGGCGGAGATCACCTCGAGCCCGAGCGCCTTTGCGAACTCGAACTTCTTGCGGTTTGCCGCTTCGTCTTGCCCGAACCCTTCGACGCCGTATACGGGCACGGCGATGGCGGTCGACGCGATTAACGCCTTGATTGCGGCGAAACCGGGATCGGAGGCGTCCGGCTTGAAATGCACGCTGCAGAATTCCATGTTCGACAGGCCGAGTTCTTTGAGCTTCTCGATGGCCACCGCCGGATCCTTGAAATACCGGAAACTGTAACTCTGCGATCCCATACGGAACCCGCCGTACTTCGGCGACTCGTCCTCATCCTTTTTCGCGGCGAGCGCCTGCCCAGCCCATGCCACTGCGGGCAGCGCCGCCGCTCCCGCCACAAGAAATTCGCGCCTGTTCACCATTTTCATTTTGATTCTCCAAACGTTTGTCGCGCTCTCCCGTCGCACGCCTGCGCGATACAGCCCAGTGAAAGCTACGCCCTTTGTCCTTTCACCCACCTACCCCGCGCCACTCGCGGTCACATACTCCCGCGACCGCACCACGTAGCACGCTAACGCCAAAAACAATGCGGACGCAACGGCCAACGCCGTAATCGAGAACCATCCCGAGACGGGATACACCGCCCTCATCAGTTCGGGCGGCAGCTCGACTTTTTCGACTTCGATGCGATTGAAGGTCACTTCCGGCAAGAGCCGCAGAACATACTTTTGCAGCGTAATGAAATCCGCGTAGCCCGGCAACGCCGCGACGAGTTTTTCCCATCCGAATATGAACAACGCGGACACCACGACCGGGTGCTTTGTAAGCGTGCTCATTGCTACACAGAATGCGCCGTACGCGACCAGCGCAACGAGGACCAGCAGCGAGTACCGCGCGAACAATCCAAGGTAGTCCGCGAAGGCCAATCGGTTGAAATACGCGCTGCTCGCGAACGTCAGCGCAAATGAAACCAAGATCAGGATTGCCGATACAAAGACGAATGCGGCGTACTTGCCGAGCACAATTGCCGAACGCGGCGCAGCCCGTGCAAGCAGCAACGGCAACGTCCGCGCCTCGATTTCTTCTGAGAAAAGCGAGCACCCAAACACCAACGCCATAAGCGGTGTGATCGTGAGCACGTACAAGAACTGCGCGACCGCATCAACAATTTCTTCCGCGTAGGTCGGCGATTCGGACGGGTTGTATGCGGCCAATAACGGGACGAAGGCAGGAAGCGCGATGAGGAAGGCGATCAACCACGTACGGCGCCGCCGCGCGTGAAGGTACGTGGAAAACGTCGCGACGGACACAAATACGTTTAGAAACAGCCCCACGGCTACTTGGCCTTCGCGTCTGGGCTGGTGAGCGCCGAAACAAGCAGCGCCTCGAACGCGTCGCGGTCTTTCCAGCGCAGGGCGCACCGCACGGGACGCCCTTTCTCGTCCGGCATAGTGTTGCCCTTTTCGTCAATCGAAAGGTGCACCGTTTCGATTTCCATAAGGCTTTCGTCAAACGTCAAATACGCCGCCGCCGTGTCGAACAGCACGCTGCTCGATTCGGCGGGATGGTGTTTCCGATTGGCCCAGAGTTCGTAATTCTCGATCGTTACCGAGGCGAGCGGGTTCGTCGAGTTCTTCACGGCGAGATAGGGCGGGCCCGCCAGGCGCAGCGTGCCGCAAATGTCCAAGGGCGCCATCGTAATCTCCCACGGCGCCGCGAATACCGCTTTCGCCGCCAGGACGTCCTTCACCACGTTCCATTCCGGACTGCGCTCCGGCTTGCCGTCGTAACCGACGTATACGCTGCCCGCCATCAGCACTACCCGCGCCTTCTCCGAAATCGACGCGTCACGCTCGAGCGCCGCCTTGATGTTCGTCTGCGGGCCGATTACACACAAGGTGGTCCGATTCGGCGATTTCTTGACGGTGTCAATCAATGCGCCGACTCCGTCGTCGATAACCGTGCCCTTGTACTGCGCCAATTGATAGTCGCCCAGCCATTGCGCTTGGTGAATCTTGTTGTCGCTGTTCTTCACGCCTTTCGCAAGAGGAATATCCGCGCGCCCCATCTTTTCGAGAATTTTCGCGACGAGGCGCGTCTTTGTCTCCGTGTCATCGGACGCAGTCACGATCAGTCTTACGTCCACCTGTGGCGAACCCAGAAGCATCGCCAAGGCCCACGTATCATCGATGTCGTCGCCCAAATCGGTGTCGAGAATCACGGGCACGGGCGCAGCAGCGGCGGACAGTAGAAATGCGGATGCGAGGAGACTGGCAACCATTCGCAGATACTCCAACGTTGACAGGGACTCACTACTCTCGCTCAGGCGGCAGCAATTTCGCAAGCGTCGCTTCGAGGTTCGCACCTGCCGGCTCCTCGCGAATGACTACGACAAACGGGTGCCGTGCGAAGACGATTGGATTGTCGGGGATCGGCTGCCCCGCCACGGCTTCCGCAACCACCAGGAGTTTTCCGGCCGACTTTGCGATGTCGAACACCCGCCGGTCTTCGATGCGGAGGATATCGAGAAACAATTCCGGCCCTTTTGCACGAACGCCCTCGTCAAACCGGAAGTAGTTCCCCTCGGGTTTGGGCGCGGGCTCCAGCGTCTCGATGGAAACACCTTCGCTTCGCAAGTACGCAACGAGATCGTCCGCCACCTTAATCGGCGGTGCGGACGTGCATGCCGGCAGCATCACTACGGCGGACACAAAAGTTGCGGCGACCAATCGATCTCTCATTGTTTCCATCGGTCTCATCCACACGCGAGTGCTCACCTCAGCCCTGCCAAATCGAACACGCCAAATTGGCTGTCCTCCACGCTGCCGAGGAACAACTTGCCGTCATACTCGTTTGCGCTCGTCACTGGGGCAAGCGATCCGCCGGGACCTTGCAGGTTGTGAATCACTTTGCCGCGCGCGTCCAAACCCAACACAAACGAGTAGCGCACCGCGGCCGGGTGCATCGCTTTCGGCAGTTTCCACACCACGCGCCGCAGCAATGGATACGGCGCCATTCCGTCCGCGGCGGCGTTACGCGGATTTGCCAGCGCGAGCCAAAACGTGCCCTTGCCGTTGGAGGAAACGTTGTCGGGGAAACCCGGCAGGTTGTCGATAAACACGTCCCATGTGTCTTTCTTGTCTCCGGTCAACCAGTAGCGCAAAACGCGGTACTTCCATGTTTCGTTTACCAGCGCGAACGATTCGTCCGGGCTCAGTGCAACGCCGTTCGCGAAACACAAATCGCCGATTAACTTCGTTGTCGTCTTCGTTGCAGGGTCGTACTTCAAGAACTTTCCGTTCCCACGATGCTCCATCAAGTCCGCCAGGTAATTTGGTGCATGAAACTTGTACGAGGCGTCGGTGAAGTAGATTGTGCCGTCCGTCGCGATCGCCAAGTCGTCCGTGAAACCAAACGGCACGCCGCCCTCCTCCGTGGAAAGCGTCGTGATCTTTCCTTCCGGATCGATCGACAGCAGGCCCTTGTGCGCATCGCAGACAATCAGGTTCCCTTGTGCGTCAAACTCCATTCCAAGCGGCCGCCCCCCGGTATTCACAAGCAACTCCGTCTTTAGTAGATCGCGAGCAATTCGAACAATCGAGCCGTTGGCCAGGCCGGTGTAAAAACGCCCTTCCTTGTCTCGCGCAATATCTTCCGGCCCCAGGAGCTGTCCTCGGAAACGAAGCTCAATCGAATCCAGCACATTGTTTTGAGCAAATTGGCCGGTTAGTGAAGGCGCTTCTGGCGGAGTCCACGCAATGGGATCGATTTCGGATGGTCCGAATATGAGCCATGCGAGTACCGCAACGATGACCAAGCCGAGTACCACGGACGCTGTGCCACGCGCGCGCCGTCCTTCAGCGTCCGCATTGGACTGTTCCATCGACACGAAAGATCACCCCTTGTACGTGGAACGGCCGGCGTCCCCGAACGGTTCGTCGCGCTCGCGCACGGCCTGTTTGAATCCCGCCTCGCCGGCGCGCCGCTGGAAGGCATAACCCTCCGGCGTGTGCCGGGTGATTCCATCGAACACAGAACCGAGTATCTGTGTCGTGTGCAGACCTTGCGCCATGAGGGACTGGTTCAGCAGCAGCTTCATCATTATGAGCTGGTTGATGGGCAATCGTGCAATTCGCTCGAGGAGAGCTTCAAACCGTTCGTCGAGTTTGTCCGCGGGCGCGGACTCGGTAGCAAGCCCCCACTCGACGGCCTCGGCTCCGGACAAACAATCGCCGGTGAGCAGTAGCCGCTTCGCCCG from Candidatus Hydrogenedentota bacterium includes:
- a CDS encoding cyclic nucleotide-binding domain-containing protein, which encodes MTLSDYRKRLLLLPFITELPEPLRARIAMCLLWIGQPAQFAVGDAIFVQGDEDENTGCVLLQGEVEVLRGNQDAVRVQAPELLGEMQQLEPTAQRTATVQAIADAQTLLFSWHDFVVYSAVLLTTEEQIVLRDVIRNSAARRRT
- the recJ gene encoding single-stranded-DNA-specific exonuclease RecJ; this translates as MVDAARGNCEWRVAPDNRAEALALARSLDIAPAVARVLLLRGATTVDVARRFLNPSESLFSDPFLLTDMRRAVDRIATARERAETVLVFGDYDVDGISGTALLIRGLRRYGIEHCLYGMPNRLVEGYGLSPDRVEWARGLGVSLIITVDNGTAALDALDRAKQLNIDTIVTDHHLIENGVPDALAVINPKREPNDHPAANLCGSGVALKLVHALTGEWRDLDLAALGTVADVVPLIGENRDIVALGLRHAAASKRVGLVELAAIAKLAVDEIRSEDIAFQIAPRINAGGRMGDGLTGLELLLTESAQEARVMAEELDAANEERKSIESETLSEALAMLKNSFAPEQRSIVLASREWHRGVIGIVASRIQAHYYRPVILVAMDNDGVGRGSARSIAGFNIASAIETCKEHLDASGGHAMAAGLTVREEKLSAFRRAFEDAACAALPRGELRRVLDIDAQVSLTEMDMRLVRTLDKLQPFGQGNPAPVFCAYGVRAAADSWRELRGGHLKVVVKDGPKLIDAIGFRMADRLPALTRADAIDIAFAPQLNTWRGDTTVQLVLKDVRVAAR
- a CDS encoding (d)CMP kinase; its protein translation is MNPAEITDILAIDGPAGAGKSTVARGVADALRFAFLDSGAMYRAATWYALQRGIDLEDAIALAGAARAMQYDARELDDGQHVFVDGQDVTREIRTPEVTRYIASLDHNPDVRAHLVELQRAVGARGRTVAEGRDMGTVVFPKAKCKVYLDASIEERARRRGREFDAKGIAYDAASLKEDIRARDDKDMTRTVAPLRRAPDAVLLDTSHMATSDVIDAIVALAKQRW
- the mtnA gene encoding S-methyl-5-thioribose-1-phosphate isomerase, with amino-acid sequence MPAETVRWSGGSLFIIDQTFLPTELREIRLETVEAVWEAIKSLRVRGAPAIGVCAAFGVLVGIRERGCTSTGDVLRTVNETADHLATSRPTAVNLFWALDRMRTVAAEHAHLDGAALERRLEAEAIEICAEDTRRCRAIGEHGAKLIANGDGVLTHCNAGGLATSSYGTALAVMFRAHELGKRFQVFADETRPLLQGARLTAWELMRAGIDVTLICDNTAAQVMREGRVQLVVVGADRIAANGDAANKIGTYNVALIAKAHGVPFYVAAPLSTFDFSIASGDEIPIELRGAEEVTHAFGRQTAPDGVKVYSPAFDVTPAELIAGIVTERGVLRPPFSESIAGVAGQRAAAF
- a CDS encoding sugar phosphate isomerase/epimerase, whose product is MKMVNRREFLVAGAAALPAVAWAGQALAAKKDEDESPKYGGFRMGSQSYSFRYFKDPAVAIEKLKELGLSNMEFCSVHFKPDASDPGFAAIKALIASTAIAVPVYGVEGFGQDEAANRKKFEFAKALGLEVISADVEKEGNAFKIVDALCKEFNIKIGIHNHGPGARYDKVSNTIEAVKGSSALVGACVDTGHVIRSGEKPHEVIAALGERVHSLHLKDWVLGGKEQIVGEGDMDLVAVAKALKAINFSGPIMLEYEEHESDPVPHMKKGLENWQKACDKA
- a CDS encoding ABC transporter permease encodes the protein MGLFLNVFVSVATFSTYLHARRRRTWLIAFLIALPAFVPLLAAYNPSESPTYAEEIVDAVAQFLYVLTITPLMALVFGCSLFSEEIEARTLPLLLARAAPRSAIVLGKYAAFVFVSAILILVSFALTFASSAYFNRLAFADYLGLFARYSLLVLVALVAYGAFCVAMSTLTKHPVVVSALFIFGWEKLVAALPGYADFITLQKYVLRLLPEVTFNRIEVEKVELPPELMRAVYPVSGWFSITALAVASALFLALACYVVRSREYVTASGAG
- a CDS encoding nucleoside hydrolase; translation: MVASLLASAFLLSAAAAPVPVILDTDLGDDIDDTWALAMLLGSPQVDVRLIVTASDDTETKTRLVAKILEKMGRADIPLAKGVKNSDNKIHQAQWLGDYQLAQYKGTVIDDGVGALIDTVKKSPNRTTLCVIGPQTNIKAALERDASISEKARVVLMAGSVYVGYDGKPERSPEWNVVKDVLAAKAVFAAPWEITMAPLDICGTLRLAGPPYLAVKNSTNPLASVTIENYELWANRKHHPAESSSVLFDTAAAYLTFDESLMEIETVHLSIDEKGNTMPDEKGRPVRCALRWKDRDAFEALLVSALTSPDAKAK